Proteins found in one Vespula pensylvanica isolate Volc-1 chromosome 10, ASM1446617v1, whole genome shotgun sequence genomic segment:
- the LOC122632474 gene encoding ephrin type-B receptor 1-B isoform X14, whose protein sequence is MAPFFAASTLAGALRPLLALLLALLIGCPRAIHAEQVVLLDTTTEAKLEWTRYPYGPQASTPGWVEESFTNFDKGINWRSYVVCDVAYNNVNNWLWTPFIERGPANRMYIEIKFTTRDCSLFPGNALSCKETFSLLYYEFDAATKEPPPWEPDSYKLIGRIAAGEGRFNTNTEVVINTEIKSVPVTKKGVYFAFRDQGACISLLAIKVYYISCPEISVNFAHFPATPTGREVALVEQTIGTCVANAVKIETPTFLCKGDGKWYLPSGGCHCKPGYQADVEKQQCIECPIGRFKHEAGPHSCELCPTHSKSTDQAVTECRCDADYYRAADDPKKMPCTQPPSAPQNLTVNFVDQSTVILSWNAPHKLGGRTDTTYRVVCDACSMGVKYIPNTEIFNDTKITITGLNAVTTYRFQVFAENGVSAQAGKSEYVDITVTTEASVPSLVSNVRITSVKSSELSISWDAPVTEVGGDSDHVERYEVRCYPRFDDAINATVIQTSDLSATFKGLKPATDYAIQVRAKTTRGWGEYTPVIYKKTPHAMGLDYVGEDDNMQVRIIAGAVVAVVVLLVIIIVMTVLFLRRNPLHLNPYASLDSTHIMQFRCSRASDECNKKQPSDCDTLEYRNGEGLVVTYMGVTGAGAGGTGGTGARSYVDPHTYEDPNQAVREFAREIDAGYITIEAIIGGGEFGDVCRGKLKLPPDGRTEIDVAIKTLKPGSADKARNDFLTEASIMGQFEHPNVIFLQGVVTKSNPVMIITEFMENGSLDTFLRANDGKFQVLQLVGMLRGIASGMQYLAEMNYVHRDLAARNVLVNAALVCKIADFGLSREIESATEGAYTTRGGKIPVRWTAPEAIAFRKFTSASDVWSMGIVCWEVMSYGERPYWNWSNQDVIKSIEKGYRLPAPMDCPEAIYQLMLDCWQKERTHRPTFANLTQTLDKLIRSPDTLRKIAQNRIRERGAPPPPPPATSASSNVHLRKRGTNPLAPDAVDLTQLTSVSEWLASIKMSRYAESFERAGVTTLEAAARVTVQELTALGITLVGHQKKIMNSVTALRAQMSATSQSFLV, encoded by the exons TGGGTGGAAGAGTCGTTCACAAACTTCGACAAGGGTATCAATTGGCGAAGTTACGTCGTCTGCGACGTCGCTTATAACAACGTGAACAATTGGCTCTGGACGCCGTTCATCGAGAGGGGTCCGGCAAATCGCATGTACATAGAAATCAAATTCACGACACGAGACTGTTCGTTGTTCCCTGGAAATGCCCTTAGCTGCAAGGAGACATTCAGTCTTCTCTACTACGAGTTTGACGCCGCTACGAAAGAGCCACCACCGTGGGAGCCGGACAGTTATAAACTCATCG GACGAATAGCCGCTGGCGAGGGTAGATTCAACACGAATACGGAAGTGGTGATTAACACCGAAATAAAGTCCGTACCAGTTACGAAGAAGGGCGTGTACTTTGCCTTCCGTGATCAAGGTGCCTGCATCTCGCTTCTTGCCATCAAGGTTTATTACATCAGTTGTCCGGAAATCTCGGTGAACTTTGCTCATTTCCCGGCGACACCGACCGGCCGCGAAGTCGCTTTGGTCGAACAAACGATCGGCACCTGCGTCGCGAATGCCGTTAAGATCGAGACACCGACGTTCCTTTGCAAGGGTGACGGTAAATGGTATCTACCAAGTGGTGGATGTCATTGCAAACCTGGTTACCAAGCAGACGTTGAAAAGCAACAGTGCATCGAATGTCCGATCGGTAGATTCAAGCACGAGGCTGGACCCCACAGCTGCGAGCTGTGTCCTACTCATAGTAAATCGACCGATCAGGCTGTCACCGAGTGCCGCTGCGATGCCGATTATTACAGAGCCGCTGATGATCCCAAGAAGATGCCCTGCACAC AACCACCGTCGGCGCCTCAGAACCTAACCGTCAATTTCGTGGACCAATCGACGGTGATTCTTTCGTGGAACGCACCGCACAAGCTCGGTGGTAGGACCGACACAACGTATAGGGTCGTTTGCGATGCTTGCAGCATGGGTGTCAAATATATACCTAACACG GAGATCTTCAACGACACGAAGATCACGATCACCGGCTTAAATGCTGTCACGACCTATCGTTTCCAAGTATTCGCTGAAAATGGTGTGTCCGCACAAGCTGGGAAGTCGGAATACGTGGACATCACGGTCACCACCGAAGCAAGCGTACCGAGCTTAGTGAGCAATGTTAGAATAACGAGCGTCAAAAGTTCCGAACTGAGCATTAGTTGGGATGCACCGGTCACGGAAGTAGGTGGAGACAGCGATCACGTCGAGAGATACGAAG TGAGGTGTTATCCGCGCTTCGACGATGCCATTAACGCCACTGTGATCCAAACTTCAGATCTCTCTGCTACTTTTAAAGGCCTAAAACCAGCAACGGATTATGCGATTCAGGTTCGAGCTAAAACCACACGTGGCTGGGGCGAATATACCCCTGTTATCTACAAAAAGACACCGCACGCGATGGGACTCG actATGTCGGCGAAGACGACAATATGCAGGTCAGAATAATCGCCGGTGCAGTAGTAGCAGTGGTCGTCCTTctcgttatcatcatcgtcatgaCCGTTCTCTTCCTGAGAAG AAACCCTTTACATTTAAACCCATACGCTTCACTCGACTCGACTCATATAATGCAATTTCGATGCAGCAGGGCCTCAGACGAGTGTAACAAGAAACAGCCGAGCGATTGCGACACCTTGGAATACAGAAACGGCGAAG GACTAGTTGTGACCTACA TGGGAGTAACTGGAGCGGGTGCTGGAGGTACAGGTGGCACCGGTGCTAGGAGCTACGTCGATCCTCACACCTACGAGGATCCAAATCAGGCTGTTCGAGAATTTGCTAGAGAAATTGACGCTGGATACATCACGATAGAAGCCATCATCg GCGGTGGTGAATTCGGAGACGTTTGTCGTGGCAAATTGAAACTACCACCGGATGGTCGAACGGAAATCGACGTGGCCATAAAGACATTGAAACCTGGCTCTGCTGACAAAGCACGGAACGACTTTCTAACGGAAGCCTCGATAATGGGTCAGTTCGAGCACCCCAATGTGATATTTCTTCAAGGTGTCGTGACAAAGAGTAATCCGGTGATGATCATCACCGAGTTCATGGAGAACGGAAGTTTGGACACTTTTCTTCGGGCGAATGATGGTAAATTCCAAGTGCTTCAGCTGGTCGGTATGCTACGTGGCATAGCCAGTGGTATGCAGTATCTCGCCGAAATGAATTATGTGCATCGTGATCTCGCGGCAAGGAATGTCCTGGTGAATGCTGCTCTGGTTTGTAAAATAGCTGATTTTGGACTGAGCCGAGAGATTGAAAGTGCGACAGAGGGTGCATATACAACTAGG GGCGGTAAGATTCCGGTACGATGGACAGCACCAGAGGCAATAGCATTCCGTAAATTTACTAGCGCCTCCGACGTCTGGAGTATGGGTATCGTTTGCTGGGAAGTCATGTCCTACGGCGAGAGACCATATTGGAATTGGTCCAACCAAGACgtgataaaatcgatcgaaaaaggaTACAGACTTCCAGCACCGATGGACTGTCCCGAAGCAATCTATCAGTTAATGCTCGACTGTTGGCAGAAAGAACGAACTCATCGGCCTACCTTCGCCAATCTCACTCAGACATTGGACAAACTCATACGGAGTCCGGACACTTTGAGGAAAATCGCGCAGAACAG AATCAGGGAACGGGGTGCTCCACCCCCACCCCCACCCGCCACGTCGGCATCTTCCAACGTGCATTtgagaaaaag GGGCACCAATCCACTGGCGCCGGACGCGGTGGACTTGACGCAGTTGACCTCGGTCAGCGAGTGGTTGGCCTCGATCAAAATGTCTCGATACGCGGAGAGTTTCGAAAGGGCGGGAGTGACGACGTTGGAGGCAGCAGCTCGCGTTACCGTTCAAGAACTCACCGCACTTGGTATTACACTGGTCGGTCATCAAAAGAAGATCATGAACAGTGTGACGGCATTAAGAGCGCAAATGTCCGCCACGTCGCAGAGCTTTCTCgtttag
- the LOC122632474 gene encoding ephrin type-A receptor 5 isoform X1, whose protein sequence is MAPFFAASTLAGALRPLLALLLALLIGCPRAIHAEQVVLLDTTTEAKLEWTRYPYGPQASTPGWVEESFTNFDKGINWRSYVVCDVAYNNVNNWLWTPFIERGPANRMYIEIKFTTRDCSLFPGNALSCKETFSLLYYEFDAATKEPPPWEPDSYKLIGRIAAGEGRFNTNTEVVINTEIKSVPVTKKGVYFAFRDQGACISLLAIKVYYISCPEISVNFAHFPATPTGREVALVEQTIGTCVANAVKIETPTFLCKGDGKWYLPSGGCHCKPGYQADVEKQQCIECPIGRFKHEAGPHSCELCPTHSKSTDQAVTECRCDADYYRAADDPKKMPCTQPPSAPQNLTVNFVDQSTVILSWNAPHKLGGRTDTTYRVVCDACSMGVKYIPNTEIFNDTKITITGLNAVTTYRFQVFAENGVSAQAGKSEYVDITVTTEASVPSLVSNVRITSVKSSELSISWDAPVTEVGGDSDHVERYEVRCYPRFDDAINATVIQTSDLSATFKGLKPATDYAIQVRAKTTRGWGEYTPVIYKKTPHAMGLDYVGEDDNMQVRIIAGAVVAVVVLLVIIIVMTVLFLRRNPLHLNPYASLDSTHIMQFRCSRASDECNKKQPSDCDTLEYRNGEGLVVTYMHCKMDSSPIVTTHTNNKSKSSLTTPLFTPAVGVTGAGAGGTGGTGARSYVDPHTYEDPNQAVREFAREIDAGYITIEAIIGGGEFGDVCRGKLKLPPDGRTEIDVAIKTLKPGSADKARNDFLTEASIMGQFEHPNVIFLQGVVTKSNPVMIITEFMENGSLDTFLRANDGKFQVLQLVGMLRGIASGMQYLAEMNYVHRDLAARNVLVNAALVCKIADFGLSREIESATEGAYTTRGGKIPVRWTAPEAIAFRKFTSASDVWSMGIVCWEVMSYGERPYWNWSNQDVIKSIEKGYRLPAPMDCPEAIYQLMLDCWQKERTHRPTFANLTQTLDKLIRSPDTLRKIAQNRIRERGAPPPPPPATSASSNVHLRKRGTNPLAPDAVDLTQLTSVSEWLASIKMSRYAESFERAGVTTLEAAARVTVQELTALGITLVGHQKKIMNSVTALRAQMSATSQSFLV, encoded by the exons TGGGTGGAAGAGTCGTTCACAAACTTCGACAAGGGTATCAATTGGCGAAGTTACGTCGTCTGCGACGTCGCTTATAACAACGTGAACAATTGGCTCTGGACGCCGTTCATCGAGAGGGGTCCGGCAAATCGCATGTACATAGAAATCAAATTCACGACACGAGACTGTTCGTTGTTCCCTGGAAATGCCCTTAGCTGCAAGGAGACATTCAGTCTTCTCTACTACGAGTTTGACGCCGCTACGAAAGAGCCACCACCGTGGGAGCCGGACAGTTATAAACTCATCG GACGAATAGCCGCTGGCGAGGGTAGATTCAACACGAATACGGAAGTGGTGATTAACACCGAAATAAAGTCCGTACCAGTTACGAAGAAGGGCGTGTACTTTGCCTTCCGTGATCAAGGTGCCTGCATCTCGCTTCTTGCCATCAAGGTTTATTACATCAGTTGTCCGGAAATCTCGGTGAACTTTGCTCATTTCCCGGCGACACCGACCGGCCGCGAAGTCGCTTTGGTCGAACAAACGATCGGCACCTGCGTCGCGAATGCCGTTAAGATCGAGACACCGACGTTCCTTTGCAAGGGTGACGGTAAATGGTATCTACCAAGTGGTGGATGTCATTGCAAACCTGGTTACCAAGCAGACGTTGAAAAGCAACAGTGCATCGAATGTCCGATCGGTAGATTCAAGCACGAGGCTGGACCCCACAGCTGCGAGCTGTGTCCTACTCATAGTAAATCGACCGATCAGGCTGTCACCGAGTGCCGCTGCGATGCCGATTATTACAGAGCCGCTGATGATCCCAAGAAGATGCCCTGCACAC AACCACCGTCGGCGCCTCAGAACCTAACCGTCAATTTCGTGGACCAATCGACGGTGATTCTTTCGTGGAACGCACCGCACAAGCTCGGTGGTAGGACCGACACAACGTATAGGGTCGTTTGCGATGCTTGCAGCATGGGTGTCAAATATATACCTAACACG GAGATCTTCAACGACACGAAGATCACGATCACCGGCTTAAATGCTGTCACGACCTATCGTTTCCAAGTATTCGCTGAAAATGGTGTGTCCGCACAAGCTGGGAAGTCGGAATACGTGGACATCACGGTCACCACCGAAGCAAGCGTACCGAGCTTAGTGAGCAATGTTAGAATAACGAGCGTCAAAAGTTCCGAACTGAGCATTAGTTGGGATGCACCGGTCACGGAAGTAGGTGGAGACAGCGATCACGTCGAGAGATACGAAG TGAGGTGTTATCCGCGCTTCGACGATGCCATTAACGCCACTGTGATCCAAACTTCAGATCTCTCTGCTACTTTTAAAGGCCTAAAACCAGCAACGGATTATGCGATTCAGGTTCGAGCTAAAACCACACGTGGCTGGGGCGAATATACCCCTGTTATCTACAAAAAGACACCGCACGCGATGGGACTCG actATGTCGGCGAAGACGACAATATGCAGGTCAGAATAATCGCCGGTGCAGTAGTAGCAGTGGTCGTCCTTctcgttatcatcatcgtcatgaCCGTTCTCTTCCTGAGAAG AAACCCTTTACATTTAAACCCATACGCTTCACTCGACTCGACTCATATAATGCAATTTCGATGCAGCAGGGCCTCAGACGAGTGTAACAAGAAACAGCCGAGCGATTGCGACACCTTGGAATACAGAAACGGCGAAG GACTAGTTGTGACCTACA TGCACTGCAAAATGGACAGTTCACCGATTGTGACAACCCACACCAACAACAAGAGCAAGTCGTCGC TGACGACGCCGCTGTTCACGCCTGCAGTGGGAGTAACTGGAGCGGGTGCTGGAGGTACAGGTGGCACCGGTGCTAGGAGCTACGTCGATCCTCACACCTACGAGGATCCAAATCAGGCTGTTCGAGAATTTGCTAGAGAAATTGACGCTGGATACATCACGATAGAAGCCATCATCg GCGGTGGTGAATTCGGAGACGTTTGTCGTGGCAAATTGAAACTACCACCGGATGGTCGAACGGAAATCGACGTGGCCATAAAGACATTGAAACCTGGCTCTGCTGACAAAGCACGGAACGACTTTCTAACGGAAGCCTCGATAATGGGTCAGTTCGAGCACCCCAATGTGATATTTCTTCAAGGTGTCGTGACAAAGAGTAATCCGGTGATGATCATCACCGAGTTCATGGAGAACGGAAGTTTGGACACTTTTCTTCGGGCGAATGATGGTAAATTCCAAGTGCTTCAGCTGGTCGGTATGCTACGTGGCATAGCCAGTGGTATGCAGTATCTCGCCGAAATGAATTATGTGCATCGTGATCTCGCGGCAAGGAATGTCCTGGTGAATGCTGCTCTGGTTTGTAAAATAGCTGATTTTGGACTGAGCCGAGAGATTGAAAGTGCGACAGAGGGTGCATATACAACTAGG GGCGGTAAGATTCCGGTACGATGGACAGCACCAGAGGCAATAGCATTCCGTAAATTTACTAGCGCCTCCGACGTCTGGAGTATGGGTATCGTTTGCTGGGAAGTCATGTCCTACGGCGAGAGACCATATTGGAATTGGTCCAACCAAGACgtgataaaatcgatcgaaaaaggaTACAGACTTCCAGCACCGATGGACTGTCCCGAAGCAATCTATCAGTTAATGCTCGACTGTTGGCAGAAAGAACGAACTCATCGGCCTACCTTCGCCAATCTCACTCAGACATTGGACAAACTCATACGGAGTCCGGACACTTTGAGGAAAATCGCGCAGAACAG AATCAGGGAACGGGGTGCTCCACCCCCACCCCCACCCGCCACGTCGGCATCTTCCAACGTGCATTtgagaaaaag GGGCACCAATCCACTGGCGCCGGACGCGGTGGACTTGACGCAGTTGACCTCGGTCAGCGAGTGGTTGGCCTCGATCAAAATGTCTCGATACGCGGAGAGTTTCGAAAGGGCGGGAGTGACGACGTTGGAGGCAGCAGCTCGCGTTACCGTTCAAGAACTCACCGCACTTGGTATTACACTGGTCGGTCATCAAAAGAAGATCATGAACAGTGTGACGGCATTAAGAGCGCAAATGTCCGCCACGTCGCAGAGCTTTCTCgtttag
- the LOC122632474 gene encoding ephrin type-A receptor 5 isoform X5, giving the protein MAPFFAASTLAGALRPLLALLLALLIGCPRAIHAEQVVLLDTTTEAKLEWTRYPYGPQASTPGWVEESFTNFDKGINWRSYVVCDVAYNNVNNWLWTPFIERGPANRMYIEIKFTTRDCSLFPGNALSCKETFSLLYYEFDAATKEPPPWEPDSYKLIGRIAAGEGRFNTNTEVVINTEIKSVPVTKKGVYFAFRDQGACISLLAIKVYYISCPEISVNFAHFPATPTGREVALVEQTIGTCVANAVKIETPTFLCKGDGKWYLPSGGCHCKPGYQADVEKQQCIECPIGRFKHEAGPHSCELCPTHSKSTDQAVTECRCDADYYRAADDPKKMPCTQPPSAPQNLTVNFVDQSTVILSWNAPHKLGGRTDTTYRVVCDACSMGVKYIPNTEIFNDTKITITGLNAVTTYRFQVFAENGVSAQAGKSEYVDITVTTEASVPSLVSNVRITSVKSSELSISWDAPVTEVGGDSDHVERYEVRCYPRFDDAINATVIQTSDLSATFKGLKPATDYAIQVRAKTTRGWGEYTPVIYKKTPHAMGLDYVGEDDNMQVRIIAGAVVAVVVLLVIIIVMTVLFLRRNPLHLNPYASLDSTHIMQFRCSRASDECNKKQPSDCDTLEYRNGEGLVVTYMHCKMDSSPIVTTHTNNKSKSSLTTPLFTPAVGVTGAGAGGTGGTGARSYVDPHTYEDPNQAVREFAREIDAGYITIEAIIGGGEFGDVCRGKLKLPPDGRTEIDVAIKTLKPGSADKARNDFLTEASIMGQFEHPNVIFLQGVVTKSNPVMIITEFMENGSLDTFLRANDGKFQVLQLVGMLRGIASGMQYLAEMNYVHRDLAARNVLVNAALVCKIADFGLSREIESATEGAYTTRGGKIPVRWTAPEAIAFRKFTSASDVWSMGIVCWEVMSYGERPYWNWSNQDVIKSIEKGYRLPAPMDCPEAIYQLMLDCWQKERTHRPTFANLTQTLDKLIRSPDTLRKIAQNSVLDRGTNPLAPDAVDLTQLTSVSEWLASIKMSRYAESFERAGVTTLEAAARVTVQELTALGITLVGHQKKIMNSVTALRAQMSATSQSFLV; this is encoded by the exons TGGGTGGAAGAGTCGTTCACAAACTTCGACAAGGGTATCAATTGGCGAAGTTACGTCGTCTGCGACGTCGCTTATAACAACGTGAACAATTGGCTCTGGACGCCGTTCATCGAGAGGGGTCCGGCAAATCGCATGTACATAGAAATCAAATTCACGACACGAGACTGTTCGTTGTTCCCTGGAAATGCCCTTAGCTGCAAGGAGACATTCAGTCTTCTCTACTACGAGTTTGACGCCGCTACGAAAGAGCCACCACCGTGGGAGCCGGACAGTTATAAACTCATCG GACGAATAGCCGCTGGCGAGGGTAGATTCAACACGAATACGGAAGTGGTGATTAACACCGAAATAAAGTCCGTACCAGTTACGAAGAAGGGCGTGTACTTTGCCTTCCGTGATCAAGGTGCCTGCATCTCGCTTCTTGCCATCAAGGTTTATTACATCAGTTGTCCGGAAATCTCGGTGAACTTTGCTCATTTCCCGGCGACACCGACCGGCCGCGAAGTCGCTTTGGTCGAACAAACGATCGGCACCTGCGTCGCGAATGCCGTTAAGATCGAGACACCGACGTTCCTTTGCAAGGGTGACGGTAAATGGTATCTACCAAGTGGTGGATGTCATTGCAAACCTGGTTACCAAGCAGACGTTGAAAAGCAACAGTGCATCGAATGTCCGATCGGTAGATTCAAGCACGAGGCTGGACCCCACAGCTGCGAGCTGTGTCCTACTCATAGTAAATCGACCGATCAGGCTGTCACCGAGTGCCGCTGCGATGCCGATTATTACAGAGCCGCTGATGATCCCAAGAAGATGCCCTGCACAC AACCACCGTCGGCGCCTCAGAACCTAACCGTCAATTTCGTGGACCAATCGACGGTGATTCTTTCGTGGAACGCACCGCACAAGCTCGGTGGTAGGACCGACACAACGTATAGGGTCGTTTGCGATGCTTGCAGCATGGGTGTCAAATATATACCTAACACG GAGATCTTCAACGACACGAAGATCACGATCACCGGCTTAAATGCTGTCACGACCTATCGTTTCCAAGTATTCGCTGAAAATGGTGTGTCCGCACAAGCTGGGAAGTCGGAATACGTGGACATCACGGTCACCACCGAAGCAAGCGTACCGAGCTTAGTGAGCAATGTTAGAATAACGAGCGTCAAAAGTTCCGAACTGAGCATTAGTTGGGATGCACCGGTCACGGAAGTAGGTGGAGACAGCGATCACGTCGAGAGATACGAAG TGAGGTGTTATCCGCGCTTCGACGATGCCATTAACGCCACTGTGATCCAAACTTCAGATCTCTCTGCTACTTTTAAAGGCCTAAAACCAGCAACGGATTATGCGATTCAGGTTCGAGCTAAAACCACACGTGGCTGGGGCGAATATACCCCTGTTATCTACAAAAAGACACCGCACGCGATGGGACTCG actATGTCGGCGAAGACGACAATATGCAGGTCAGAATAATCGCCGGTGCAGTAGTAGCAGTGGTCGTCCTTctcgttatcatcatcgtcatgaCCGTTCTCTTCCTGAGAAG AAACCCTTTACATTTAAACCCATACGCTTCACTCGACTCGACTCATATAATGCAATTTCGATGCAGCAGGGCCTCAGACGAGTGTAACAAGAAACAGCCGAGCGATTGCGACACCTTGGAATACAGAAACGGCGAAG GACTAGTTGTGACCTACA TGCACTGCAAAATGGACAGTTCACCGATTGTGACAACCCACACCAACAACAAGAGCAAGTCGTCGC TGACGACGCCGCTGTTCACGCCTGCAGTGGGAGTAACTGGAGCGGGTGCTGGAGGTACAGGTGGCACCGGTGCTAGGAGCTACGTCGATCCTCACACCTACGAGGATCCAAATCAGGCTGTTCGAGAATTTGCTAGAGAAATTGACGCTGGATACATCACGATAGAAGCCATCATCg GCGGTGGTGAATTCGGAGACGTTTGTCGTGGCAAATTGAAACTACCACCGGATGGTCGAACGGAAATCGACGTGGCCATAAAGACATTGAAACCTGGCTCTGCTGACAAAGCACGGAACGACTTTCTAACGGAAGCCTCGATAATGGGTCAGTTCGAGCACCCCAATGTGATATTTCTTCAAGGTGTCGTGACAAAGAGTAATCCGGTGATGATCATCACCGAGTTCATGGAGAACGGAAGTTTGGACACTTTTCTTCGGGCGAATGATGGTAAATTCCAAGTGCTTCAGCTGGTCGGTATGCTACGTGGCATAGCCAGTGGTATGCAGTATCTCGCCGAAATGAATTATGTGCATCGTGATCTCGCGGCAAGGAATGTCCTGGTGAATGCTGCTCTGGTTTGTAAAATAGCTGATTTTGGACTGAGCCGAGAGATTGAAAGTGCGACAGAGGGTGCATATACAACTAGG GGCGGTAAGATTCCGGTACGATGGACAGCACCAGAGGCAATAGCATTCCGTAAATTTACTAGCGCCTCCGACGTCTGGAGTATGGGTATCGTTTGCTGGGAAGTCATGTCCTACGGCGAGAGACCATATTGGAATTGGTCCAACCAAGACgtgataaaatcgatcgaaaaaggaTACAGACTTCCAGCACCGATGGACTGTCCCGAAGCAATCTATCAGTTAATGCTCGACTGTTGGCAGAAAGAACGAACTCATCGGCCTACCTTCGCCAATCTCACTCAGACATTGGACAAACTCATACGGAGTCCGGACACTTTGAGGAAAATCGCGCAGAACAG TGTTCTTGACAGGGGCACCAATCCACTGGCGCCGGACGCGGTGGACTTGACGCAGTTGACCTCGGTCAGCGAGTGGTTGGCCTCGATCAAAATGTCTCGATACGCGGAGAGTTTCGAAAGGGCGGGAGTGACGACGTTGGAGGCAGCAGCTCGCGTTACCGTTCAAGAACTCACCGCACTTGGTATTACACTGGTCGGTCATCAAAAGAAGATCATGAACAGTGTGACGGCATTAAGAGCGCAAATGTCCGCCACGTCGCAGAGCTTTCTCgtttag